In a genomic window of Chloroflexota bacterium:
- a CDS encoding CPBP family intramembrane glutamic endopeptidase: protein MGALGDFGDSLRLAIAIGMTVFMVVLRFDQERIMRSDYFRSRSWWLGPLSYYGLVLIFTAGIIIILPRGMASLFLVGGDVGELLPAMLIFAVVGIANGAALAVVRFRALLPLPLEMLPSRALAAGLNAVAEELQFRAVILGLMLVGGLNPGVAVALQAVIFGAAHRRVWRERDWYFVAGSVLLGYACGLVTVNTGTVIPAMVGHFAVTMGIYAFAGGRLRMQRI, encoded by the coding sequence TGCGCCTGGCCATCGCGATCGGGATGACCGTGTTCATGGTCGTCCTCCGCTTCGACCAGGAGCGGATCATGCGCAGCGACTACTTCCGGAGCCGATCCTGGTGGTTGGGCCCCTTGAGCTACTACGGGCTGGTCCTGATCTTCACGGCGGGGATCATCATCATCCTGCCGCGCGGCATGGCCTCGTTGTTCCTGGTCGGGGGCGACGTGGGGGAATTGCTGCCGGCCATGCTCATCTTCGCGGTGGTGGGTATCGCCAACGGTGCTGCGTTGGCCGTGGTCCGGTTCCGGGCCCTGCTCCCGCTGCCGCTGGAGATGCTCCCCAGCCGCGCCCTGGCGGCCGGCCTAAACGCCGTGGCCGAGGAGCTGCAGTTCCGCGCGGTCATCCTGGGCCTGATGCTCGTGGGCGGGCTCAACCCCGGCGTGGCGGTGGCCCTTCAGGCGGTCATCTTCGGTGCTGCTCACCGGCGCGTGTGGCGCGAGCGGGACTGGTACTTCGTCGCCGGCTCGGTGCTGCTGGGATATGCGTGCGGCCTGGTGACAGTCAACACCGGCACCGTCATCCCGGCAATGGTCGGCCACTTCGCGGTGACGATGGGGATCTACGCCTTCGCCGGCGGCCGGCTGCGGATGCAGCGCATCTGA